The nucleotide window CGGTGATCGCCGCCATCTCCATTCCGAGGCGGGTGTGTGGCTGGCCGTACTGGACATTGACCACTTCAAACACGTGAATGACACCTTTGGTCACCTGATCGGTGATGAGGTGCTGCTGTTGCTGGCCCGCCTGATGCGCAGTTGTTTCCGCTTCCACGACCAGCTCTATCGCTTTGGAGGCGAAGAGTTTGTGGTGCTGATGCGCTGCGACAGCGTGGACCACGCCGAGGCGGCGCTGGAGCGTCTGCGTGAACGGGTGCAGGCCTATGCGTTCCCGCAGGTGGGCACCATCACGGTGAGCATCGGCTTCTCAATTCTGCTGCCGCACGACACCCCCAGCGATGCTTTTGGCCGTGCCGACAAGGCCGTGTACCACGCCAAGGAACATGGCCGCAACCAGGTCTGCAGCTACCAGGCTCTGGTCGCCTCGGGTGACCTGAAGGACCAGGTCGCCGAGGGCATGGACGTGGACCTGTTTTAACGCGCGCGTTCGAAAATGGCGGCAATGCCCTGGCCGCCACCAATACACATGGTCACCAGCGCGTAACGGCCATTGATGCGCTCCAGCTCGTACAGTGCCTTGACGGTGATCAGCGTGCCGGTGGCACCGATGGGGTGACCCAGCGAGATGCCGGATCCATTGGGGTTGACCTTGGCCGGGTCCAGGCCCAGATCGCGCGTCACGGCGCAGGCTTGGGCCGCGAAGGCTTCGTTGGCTTCGATCACGTCCAGGTCCTGCACGGTCAGGCCGGCTTTTTTCAGCGCGGCTTGCGTGGCAGGTACCGGGCCGATACCCATGTATTTGGGGTCCACACCGGCGTGGGCGTAGGCCACCAGGCGCGCCAGGGGTTGGAGTCCGCGCGCCTTGGCAGTCGCTGCATCCATCAGCACCACGGCGGCTGCGGCGTCGTTGATGCCGGAGGCATTGCCGGCGGTCACGGTGCCGTTTTCTTTCAGGAAGGCAGGTTTGAGCTTGGCCATGTCCGCCATGGAAACATCACTGCGGAAGTGTTCGTCTGTTTCGTAGGCCACATCGCCTTTCTTGCTTTTGAGCATGACCGGCATGATCTGGCTCTTGAAGTAACCGGCCTCGGTGGCCTTCTGTGCGCGGTGGTGGCTTTCCACGGCAATCGCGTCCTGTTCTTCGCGGCTGATGCCCCACTTGGCGGCGATGTTCTCGGCCGTCACACCCATGTGAATGGTCTGGAACGGGTCGTGCAGCGCACCAATCATCATGTCCACCATCTTGGTGTCGCCCATGCGCGAACCCCAGCGCATGTTCAGGCTGGCGAATGGTGCACGGCTCATGTTTTCGGCACCACCGCCAATGGCAATGTCGGCGTCGCCCAGCAGAATCGTCTGCGCGGCATTCACGATGGCCTGCAGGCCCGAGCCGCACAGGCGGTTGACGTTGTAGGCCGGGGTGGTTTCTGCGCAACCGCCGTTGATGGCGGCCACACGGCTGAGGTACATGTCTTTGGGTTCGGTGTTGACCACATGGCCGAAGACCACATGGCCCACATCCTTGCCGTCCACGTTGGCGCGCTTGAGCGATTCACGCACCACCTGCGCGCCCAGCTCGGTGGGGGCGATGTCTTTGAGGCTGCCGCCAAAGGTACCAATGGCGGTGCGCACAGCGCTGACAACAACAACTTCACGGGACATGGAAATACTCCTTCAAGGGATAAAACAAAAATGGGATGCCGCGGGCAGGCGCCTTCATAGGCCGAAGGTCAAAGAGGCAAAAAGCCGCTGTTTTTTTGTTGTGCCACCAGGTCGGCTAGCACGATGCTGGATTCCTGCAGGCGGCCCGACAGGATGCGCGCAATGTTGCGGTAGATCACGTGGGCGATCTCGGGGTTGCCGTCGACCCGCTCGCGTTCGAAACGCATGGTCACACTGTCACGTGTGGCCACCACACCGGCCGAGCGCACGTCGTTGCGCACCAGCGCCATTTCACCGAAGCATTCACCCGTGCCCAGGGTTGCCAGAACCACGGATTCGCCATTGCGCTGTGTCTGCACCACCACCTCGCCCGAGATGACAACGTAGAAAGCGCTGCCGATGTCGCCTTCGTTGAACACGGCTTCCCCGGCCTTGAGGGGGTAATGGTCGGCACTGGCCAGGGTTTGCATCAGGCAGTTGGAGGTCATGCCGGAAAACACAGGCACACGCTGGGCGATCTTCTGCACGATTTGCGGGTCCAGCTTCATGCCGGGGGCGGGCGTCAGGATCTGGGCGCGCACGTTCTCGGCCAGGATCTGGACGATGGCGGGATCAATTTTGGAGGACATGGATACGGTTTCAATAACACGCGGCCCTTGTCAGGCGGCGCGAGACGTATCGTACACGCGCCACCCCGTCATTCAGGTAACGGTCTGAAACAGCTGGACCCGGTCGCGACCGGCCTCTTTGGCGACGTACATCGCGTCGTCGGCGTTGCGCAGGAGTGCTTCGGCGGTATGGCCATGCTCTGGGTACAGGGCAATGCCGATACTGCACGCAATCTGCGCCAGATGGGCATCTGCCAGTGCGAAAGGCTGGTTGATGGCGTTGCGGATTTTTTCGGCCACTGCCACGGCGTCCTGTGCCTGCTCAATGGGCGAGAGCAGCAGCACAAATTCATCGCCCCCCATGCGCGAGACCGTGTCCGAGGCACGCACACATTCCTGCAGGCGCAGGGCCACCGCGCGCAGCAACTGGTCACCGGCCTCATGGCCCCAGGCGTCGTTGACGGGTTTGAAGCGGTCCAGGTCCATGAACAACACGGCCAGGCGGGTCTGGTTGCGCTGGGCACGCAGCAGCGCCTGCTCCAGCCGGTCCGACAACAGCCCGCGGTTGGGCAGGTCGGTCAGCAGGTCGTGGTGCGCCATGTGGCGGATGCGTGCGTCCTGCTCCTTGCGAGCCGTGATGTCCTGGGTAGTGGCGACAAAGTAGTCGGGCTTGCCCTGTGCATTGCGCGCGCAGTGCACGTCCACCGCTGCATGGATCACACTGCCGTTGCGGTGGATGAATCGCTTTTCCTGCGTGTAACCATCGGTATCGCCGCGCAGCACACTTTCGAATGCAGCGCGCGAGCTGGCCAGGTCTTCGGGGTGCGTGAGTTCTTCCCAGCCGCGCAGTAGCAATTCTTCACGGCTGTAGCCCAGCATCTCGCAGAGCTTGTCGTTGACCTTGATGCGTTTGCGCGTCAGCGGGTCGGTGATGGACATGCCGACAAACGGCAGGTTGTAGAACAGCTGGATCAGCTCGGCCTGCTTTTGGGCCTCCAGTTCGGCCAGCTTGCGTTCGGTGATGTTGGTGGTGATCAGGATGACGCTGCGTACCGCCCCGTCGCGCACCACGGGTGAGAGGCGTGACTCGTACCAGCGTGCATCGCCCAGCAAGCCCATGCTCTGGGTCTGGTACCAGGCGGATTCCCCGCTGGTGAAAACTTTCTCCAGCGTGTCGCGCATGAGGGCATGTTCGGCCGGGGATGCCCACTCGCCAAAGTCGCGACCGAGCAGGTCTTCCATGTCAAAGCCGGTCAGCGTCTTGCTGACAAACAGGATGCTGCCACTGCGGTCCAGTTCCAGAATGACATCGTTCAGGCTGGACAGGATCGTCTGTACGCTGCTCTCGAGCTTGCGCCGTCCTATGCGTTGCTGCGGATCACGTCGGTCTTGGTCCATGGTTTCCTCCACCGTGTTGGCTTGCTTTTTCGGGTCAGTTTAGCGGGTTCCCGGAGCACGCAGCAGGCGTTTTTACTGCCGCACGTCGGCCACGGCCTCCGTCCCAAAGTCCTTGCGTGCCAGAAAGGCCAGCACCCGCTGGGCAGCTTCTGCGGGGCTGGTGAGTTGTCCTTGGCGGTGCAGGCCGGCAAAACTGTCGCGGTCGGGAAAGGCGTCGCCATCCGCATTGCGCAGTTGCACCTGCATGTCGGTGTCAATCACGCCCGGGGCCAGCGAACACACGCGGGCACCGTTGCTGCGCGTGGCTTCGTCCAGCGCCAGGCAGCGGGTGAAGTGGTCCATGCCGGCCTTGGCCGCACAGTAGGCCGATTGCGAGGCCATGGCGCGCCGCCCCAGACCCGAGGAGATGTTCAGCACCTTGCGCGGCACCGTCCAGTCCTGCGTGGCACCCAGAAAGGCGGCGCTGAGCTGCATGGGTGCCTCCAGCCCCACACGCAGTGCATGGGCCAGCTCCGCCGGGTCGGCCTGGCGCAGCGGCACCACAGCGGGAATTACCCCGGCGTTGTTGATCAGTGTGGCACTGGCTAGCAACTGCGGGTCTTGTGCCAGCAACCAGGTGCGCAGGCGGGCGGCCACTGTGGCGCAGTCCGCCAGATCGGCGGTCCATTGCGTCAGTGTGCTCTGGCTGCGCTGCGCCAGCACAGTCAGGCCAGGGTTGGCCGAACGTGAAATGCACAACAGCGTGGTCGTGGTGGCCAGCAATTGCTCGGCCATGGCAAGGCCCATGCCACGCGAGGCGCCGGTGAGGATGGTGAGGTGGGTCTTCATGGTCTGCACTTTACTGCGGTGGCGTGAAAAGATTCCAAGGTCGGATGCGGTTATTACCTAGGCCGACCGACATGGGCGCAGAGTAATATGTCCTATATGCAGATTCATATAAGACGTTGGACCCTGATCGGCATGTCGCTGGTGGCGGTGTTGTGCGCTGCATCGTGGGCGCACGCAGCGACCACCACGGTACGCATTGGTATTGGCGAGTACCCGCCCTTCAAGGTGGAGTCGGAGCTGGGTGGTGGTGCGTTGACCGAGATCGTGGTGGAGTCTTTCAAGGCCAAAAATATCACCGCCAGTGTGGATTGGGTGCCCAACAACCGTGCCATTGCGGGTGTGATGGCCGGATATTTTGACGGCAGTTTTGGTTGGGCGCACAGCCCGGAGCGCGATGAAGCGCTGCTGTTTTCCAGCAAACCCATCTACACCTACCGCATGGTGTTTGTGCAGCGCGCGGGCGAGCAGCGGGACTGGAATTCGCTGGCTGATCTGGCCGGCATGCGCATCGGCATTACGCGCGGTAACTTCTACTCCCAGCCCTTTGCTGACCTCAAGGCCCAGGGCGTTTTGACCACCGATGAAGCCTCGGACGACACCAACAGCCTGCAAAAGCTGCTGCGCAAACGCATTGACCTGTTTCCGCTGGAATATTCGGTGGCGCGTTACCTGATGGCCAGCAAACTCGATGCGGGCGAAGGCGCCCAACTGACCGTGCAAGACAAACCGTTCTGGACCGTTCCCATCCACTTTGTGGTGTCCAAAAAAGTGCCCAATGCGCAGGAACTGATAGACGCGTTTGATGCAGGTTACCGTGAGCTGCAGCGCACCAAGCGCATCGACGTGCTGGAGCGCAAGTTGCGCCGCTAGGCTTCTCTTTTTGCTACTGTTTTGGTAGCTGCTTGCGCAATATCCACGAGGGCTAGGGCCCTAAAACGCTTAAATTTTCACGCTCTCCACTGGAAAGTTGCGCCGGAGTGGTTCAGCGCATGGATGGCAAAAGCCCCAGACCCTGGGCGAGCGAGGCGGCCGCATCGGCGGTGAACGCTCCCTGCTGTATCCGCTGCACCACCTCGGCGGGCGCCAGGCACATGAATTCCTGCACCTCGCCATCCTGGTTGTGCGGCACCACATCGATTGCCAGCGTGAGGTTAAAGACCAGCAGGGTTTCATCGTGCCAGCCTTCTTCTTCGGGGCGTGTGGTGCGTCGCACACCCGCAGCTACCAGTGCAGTGGCATCCAGATGCAGCCCCGCTTCTTCCTGCAATTCGCGCAGCGCACAGGTCTGCGCCGTTTCGCCTGCGGGCAGTCCGCCCGCTGTGACGTTGTCCAGCAACCCGGGGTCAGTCGCCTTGCTGGCCGCGCGGCGCCCGCACCAGAGCCGTCCATCCGGCGTAAAGCCGTTGATGTGAACCGCGTGGCTCATCAAACCCAGGTAACGAAACCCGGCCCGCTCCACGGTCAAAAAGGGTTCTTGCGCCAGCAGGGGGGCGTCGCACCCGGTGTGCCAGAACGCAAACGCTTCACCGCGCCATCCGGGCAACAGCCCCAGGGCCTGGGCGTGCTCCAGCAGGCCTTGCACCGCAGCGCTGCGTTGGGTGCCCGTCCAGTGGTCGCTGTGCCAGACCAGGCCGTCGGAGTCCGCGAAACAATCGGTCAATTCGGCCTGCACTGTGTGGGCCCGCGTCGCTGGCAACCAGCCCAAATGCCGGGATGGGCTGCGCCATGCAACCCAGCCCGGCGCAGGAGTCTGCACGCAGGGAAACTGCGCCAGAACGTTGCGTTCCGCCGTGCTGAGCTGTGCCAGAAATGCTTGCGCCCCAGGAGGGTGCGGATGGGGTGTATTCAGGGGTGTTCGCCGTTGTGGATACGAGCCTCTATGGTACGCAAGGCCTGGTCCAGCGTTGCAACCGAAGAAATCACTACGTGGGCACCGGCCATGCGCAGTTGGGCGCTGGCCGCCTGTACCGCGACATCCCGCTCGCCCTCGCTGGCCCGCTGCCACTCGTCCCAGGACCAGCCCAGTGCATTGCCGCTGGCGGCCACGCCGACGGTCCAGCAGCCGGCGTTGCGTCCTTCCTGAATGCCAGGCGCGGTGTCGTCCACTTTCACCACAGAGGAGGGTGTGTCGCCCAAGCCCAATGCCGCCATGCACAGCTGCATGCCCAGGGGGCTGGGCCGGCTGTGTGCCACGTCGTCACAGCACACCACCTGTGCGGGGGCAAAACCCGCAGCGTGGGCCAGGGTGATCAGCGGCTCCATGATTTTTCGGGTGTAGCCAGTGGTGGTGGCCACCCCAATGCCCTGGGCCTTCAGCTGGGCGTAGGTGTCCATGAAGCCGGGAATGAAGTCGTTGCGCTCCAGTGCGGCCTGCGCGCTCATGGGTTCAAACTCTTCCAGCAGCGCCTGCGCATCTGCGTCGGTGAAGGACTGTCCTTTCGCGGCCTGCCATTGCGCTGCCACTTCAGGCATGGCACCCAGCGCCTTGATGTGCGCCAGCTTGGGCAGGCCCATGGGCACGCGGGCCTGCGCGATGCTGATGGTCACACCGTGGTTGGCGAACAGAGTGACAAAAGCGCCCATGGGTGCCAGGCTGCCAAAGTCAATGATGGTGCCTGCCCAGTCGAACACCACGCCGCGAATTGCTGTCATATCGTTTCCTTCCCGGTTAAACATTCTTCTGCCAGGGCAAACGCGGTGCTCATGCCGGTGCCGCTGGTCACACTCATCAGTTGCACGCCAGGCAGTACGGTTTCAATAAACGCGTCGGTATTACCACTGGGGTAGATGCCGGTCCAGCGCTCTTCCACCTGGTAGCTGCCCAGGCACAACAAGCGTTGCATCTCGGCCAGGATCAGCGTGTCTACCTGGGCGGAGGCAAAGGGAGGCATGGCGGCGCCGTAGTGGTGCGAGTCGCCGACCACCAGCGAGCCATCTGCGCTTTGCACCACGATCAGGTGGATGCCGTGGTGCAGTTCAGAGGGGCACTCCAGCCGCAAGCGGTCTTCCAGCATTTGGGAGCCGGGAAGCTCCCTGTAGCCGCGGTAGCGCACCAGGCTCAGGTCGCTCATCACGCCGCTGCCCAGCTGGTAGCCCTGTGGCGGGCGCACACGCAGCATTTGCAACTGGCACTGTTGCGTCTGGTAGCGCGCAAACACGTCGGGAAACAGGCTGCGGATATCGGGTCCCGGGCACACCACCACGCGTTCTGCGCGGTAGACGCTGGCACCACACACCACGCGCCCGGTAGCAACCTGGTGGACGGTCTGCTCCATGCGGAACTGGACGCCCTGAGTGGCCAGCCACTGGCGCAAGCGTTCGATGGTGTGGCGCGCCTCAATGCGCAGTTCGTGGGGGCTGTACAGAGCGCCACGGATATGCGCATGGGCCAGATGGGGCGCGCGTTCCTGCAATTGGGTGGGTGCTAACCACTCCAGTTGCTCCCCCTCTTCGGTTAGCAACAGTTCCTGCAACACGGACTCTGCCTGCTGGCGTTGTGCCAGCAACAGCAAGCCCGTGTGTTCTATCGGGATGCCGGCCAGCGGCGCAACCGTGGCCCAAATATCGCGTGAGCGCCGCGCGCGCCGCCAGGTGGCGCCGCTGCCCTGGCCGGTCACGGTCACAAAGCCAAAGTTGCGGATCGACGCGCCCACGCAAAACGGGTCGCGGTCAATGACTTGTACTGTCAGGCCCTGGCGCAGGCCGGCGTAAGCGCAGGCCAGGCCGACGATGCCGCTGCCGACAACCAGCAGGTCGGTTTTAGTGGTTTCCAATGAAGTTTCTCCCACGGGCGGACTGCAATGCCTCCGCCAGTTGTTGGCGCCCTTCGGCGGTGTCGCGCAGTTCGCGTGTGGTGATGCCCAAGGCGTGCAGCCAGTCGCCCAGCAATCGCACACCGTCTTCGGGTGGGGTGTTGAACACTTGGCCCAAGTGGTGGTCGCACTGCGTGTCTTGACCCAGTGCCAGGGACCAGGCCATAGGCAGCCAGAGTGCACAGGCCTGTCCATGCTGCATGCCCTCCTGCAGGGTGACGGCGTAAGACAGGGCGTGTGCCAGTGCGGTCTGGGTGTGCGACATGGCAGTACCCGCCAGCCAACTGGCGCGGCACAGGGCGGTGCGGGCTTCCAGGTCTTGCGGGTCTTGCAGCACCTGGGGCAGGTAGGCCAGCACATCGCGCGCGGCCGTCACGGCCAAGGATGCGGTGAGTGCGTTGCAGCGCCGATTCCAGAGGACTTCCAGCGCATGGGCCAGTGTGTCCAGCGCGCAGTCTCGCGTCACGGATGCGGGGCAGCTTAGCGTCAGCAGCGGGTCTATCCACGCGGCATCGGCAAAGCCGTCCGGTGGTGTCCAGGCCAGTTTGTGGCCGGGTGGTGTGTCGGTGTCCCACACCGTGGCGCTGCGGCTGACTTCGCTGCCTGTGCCGGCGGTGGTGGGTACTGCCCAAAGCGTGTGGCG belongs to Rhodoferax saidenbachensis and includes:
- the bktB gene encoding beta-ketothiolase BktB, translating into MSREVVVVSAVRTAIGTFGGSLKDIAPTELGAQVVRESLKRANVDGKDVGHVVFGHVVNTEPKDMYLSRVAAINGGCAETTPAYNVNRLCGSGLQAIVNAAQTILLGDADIAIGGGAENMSRAPFASLNMRWGSRMGDTKMVDMMIGALHDPFQTIHMGVTAENIAAKWGISREEQDAIAVESHHRAQKATEAGYFKSQIMPVMLKSKKGDVAYETDEHFRSDVSMADMAKLKPAFLKENGTVTAGNASGINDAAAAVVLMDAATAKARGLQPLARLVAYAHAGVDPKYMGIGPVPATQAALKKAGLTVQDLDVIEANEAFAAQACAVTRDLGLDPAKVNPNGSGISLGHPIGATGTLITVKALYELERINGRYALVTMCIGGGQGIAAIFERAR
- a CDS encoding cyclic nucleotide-binding domain-containing protein, with product MSSKIDPAIVQILAENVRAQILTPAPGMKLDPQIVQKIAQRVPVFSGMTSNCLMQTLASADHYPLKAGEAVFNEGDIGSAFYVVISGEVVVQTQRNGESVVLATLGTGECFGEMALVRNDVRSAGVVATRDSVTMRFERERVDGNPEIAHVIYRNIARILSGRLQESSIVLADLVAQQKNSGFLPL
- a CDS encoding diguanylate cyclase domain-containing protein, yielding MDQDRRDPQQRIGRRKLESSVQTILSSLNDVILELDRSGSILFVSKTLTGFDMEDLLGRDFGEWASPAEHALMRDTLEKVFTSGESAWYQTQSMGLLGDARWYESRLSPVVRDGAVRSVILITTNITERKLAELEAQKQAELIQLFYNLPFVGMSITDPLTRKRIKVNDKLCEMLGYSREELLLRGWEELTHPEDLASSRAAFESVLRGDTDGYTQEKRFIHRNGSVIHAAVDVHCARNAQGKPDYFVATTQDITARKEQDARIRHMAHHDLLTDLPNRGLLSDRLEQALLRAQRNQTRLAVLFMDLDRFKPVNDAWGHEAGDQLLRAVALRLQECVRASDTVSRMGGDEFVLLLSPIEQAQDAVAVAEKIRNAINQPFALADAHLAQIACSIGIALYPEHGHTAEALLRNADDAMYVAKEAGRDRVQLFQTVT
- a CDS encoding SDR family NAD(P)-dependent oxidoreductase; this translates as MKTHLTILTGASRGMGLAMAEQLLATTTTLLCISRSANPGLTVLAQRSQSTLTQWTADLADCATVAARLRTWLLAQDPQLLASATLINNAGVIPAVVPLRQADPAELAHALRVGLEAPMQLSAAFLGATQDWTVPRKVLNISSGLGRRAMASQSAYCAAKAGMDHFTRCLALDEATRSNGARVCSLAPGVIDTDMQVQLRNADGDAFPDRDSFAGLHRQGQLTSPAEAAQRVLAFLARKDFGTEAVADVRQ
- a CDS encoding substrate-binding periplasmic protein encodes the protein MQIHIRRWTLIGMSLVAVLCAASWAHAATTTVRIGIGEYPPFKVESELGGGALTEIVVESFKAKNITASVDWVPNNRAIAGVMAGYFDGSFGWAHSPERDEALLFSSKPIYTYRMVFVQRAGEQRDWNSLADLAGMRIGITRGNFYSQPFADLKAQGVLTTDEASDDTNSLQKLLRKRIDLFPLEYSVARYLMASKLDAGEGAQLTVQDKPFWTVPIHFVVSKKVPNAQELIDAFDAGYRELQRTKRIDVLERKLRR
- a CDS encoding NUDIX hydrolase; the protein is MTDCFADSDGLVWHSDHWTGTQRSAAVQGLLEHAQALGLLPGWRGEAFAFWHTGCDAPLLAQEPFLTVERAGFRYLGLMSHAVHINGFTPDGRLWCGRRAASKATDPGLLDNVTAGGLPAGETAQTCALRELQEEAGLHLDATALVAAGVRRTTRPEEEGWHDETLLVFNLTLAIDVVPHNQDGEVQEFMCLAPAEVVQRIQQGAFTADAAASLAQGLGLLPSMR
- the phnX gene encoding phosphonoacetaldehyde hydrolase; translated protein: MTAIRGVVFDWAGTIIDFGSLAPMGAFVTLFANHGVTISIAQARVPMGLPKLAHIKALGAMPEVAAQWQAAKGQSFTDADAQALLEEFEPMSAQAALERNDFIPGFMDTYAQLKAQGIGVATTTGYTRKIMEPLITLAHAAGFAPAQVVCCDDVAHSRPSPLGMQLCMAALGLGDTPSSVVKVDDTAPGIQEGRNAGCWTVGVAASGNALGWSWDEWQRASEGERDVAVQAASAQLRMAGAHVVISSVATLDQALRTIEARIHNGEHP
- a CDS encoding TIGR03364 family FAD-dependent oxidoreductase, whose amino-acid sequence is METTKTDLLVVGSGIVGLACAYAGLRQGLTVQVIDRDPFCVGASIRNFGFVTVTGQGSGATWRRARRSRDIWATVAPLAGIPIEHTGLLLLAQRQQAESVLQELLLTEEGEQLEWLAPTQLQERAPHLAHAHIRGALYSPHELRIEARHTIERLRQWLATQGVQFRMEQTVHQVATGRVVCGASVYRAERVVVCPGPDIRSLFPDVFARYQTQQCQLQMLRVRPPQGYQLGSGVMSDLSLVRYRGYRELPGSQMLEDRLRLECPSELHHGIHLIVVQSADGSLVVGDSHHYGAAMPPFASAQVDTLILAEMQRLLCLGSYQVEERWTGIYPSGNTDAFIETVLPGVQLMSVTSGTGMSTAFALAEECLTGKETI
- a CDS encoding iron-containing alcohol dehydrogenase → MAAQALHLSWHNPVRVHFGAGVWESIPAAPAVVVLADRAALSTAQEVALRMRLGTGCLAWQWMQPGLASLDQARSHCAALWPAMRLAPDAVVLAIGGGSTLDLAKVVRYCFVQDSHSDTTALAWRNNTLPDDAQRHTLWAVPTTAGTGSEVSRSATVWDTDTPPGHKLAWTPPDGFADAAWIDPLLTLSCPASVTRDCALDTLAHALEVLWNRRCNALTASLAVTAARDVLAYLPQVLQDPQDLEARTALCRASWLAGTAMSHTQTALAHALSYAVTLQEGMQHGQACALWLPMAWSLALGQDTQCDHHLGQVFNTPPEDGVRLLGDWLHALGITTRELRDTAEGRQQLAEALQSARGRNFIGNH